The Plasmodium malariae genome assembly, chromosome: 3 genome window below encodes:
- the PmUG01_03021000 gene encoding conserved Plasmodium protein, unknown function, with translation MDKHSLGYEHADHRGSSKYVSNENVSLISGVNTRVCSTRSSGSKSGSSSSSCIVVDGTVFKNHNERETEFIRSFVHPVYQCDGKDVQYDNGKMEEDKGKNTNYNHNSSHGICNTIDICSTRGIYNKHDLGEARAVAESDNNSSIPHSRKPEEDHKSTNNFENVEVSTNEKLSYFPVNANDVREKDKDKEKRRNGSDDYIPNPPCNSTSNNEDTSNNCADKSNRKVDQPECRNKSNFVIIKKLCSPLTNVDRDIMVQNKYTIDMNDQEGDNLSMLSNNECGKNNSTYENCYNFNSNNTSDAPSDNNQGSKNVVDSFSMILNPQNDITEHDETHCSNSTTTTAATTTTATTTTTATATTTDTATATATATTTATAATTSFSSYSNIDKNETRQISSLETVSCLSDKCYSNRIKSEMIQKDEKCCERNTLSEDLYNLSCKNYGTSNENNHSNEYINNFYKSEITSRACIDSDHNDKVEYQFREKETLNNNGSNISNDSRSNNESWQDITHNNKLINELNLFEAKKGYNTSKNSSFLRNDVNQERPNFLSKSNKEENFQEYATEEDLSKERNHRIAVKKEYTIDMGKERSQIINFGEKNDKLNLEKNDKQLNFEEKDLCMHCTDDTNNGKGIKTEFRKTCVHKIQALKDVKVHGHTYTPEDVLTNSVCQGGVNNTNSGYSNDDKPIKIVSYLNKTGNRNELMLLNLCNVNDAHTKSGNNGYHSGYYSGDQSGCINGHHSDSHSNSDKHVNHFLPNDDEYYGNANANNSNTQGDSSGNFPQRGRKKYKRKIKLEMVKKCKAAKVKEEKKENTEDEADRANRSNERALKKNVKKEEKEKAMKKKKKKIPGRIYKVIVRGKECWRAEWLVRKNGAEGINVDTQNCITPNLNREKEVGFHSQYNNSMKDDYSENNKDNKNNFTKKSKQFSVSVYGYENAKLFALFELIKYNSVPDRLMEEANICIHNIKKNLLNPKSSSYKPFSGQFLHFLLTDEKNECSSLFYKKLEENINQNFSKYTDAASSRDNKGDESLNGSNVYRCNDSNNVHCFRYNDSNNVHRFLDSDSNNVRHFGCNDSNNSYRFEHNDSNNIYQYHRDSYLNAKEKKESSDQSAFFYDGNNFSSNVNYSNRCNPSYNTNNPSIHNLNNLVYNINSYDLNSRHLANASMIDRNAFMNFSRNSNPNYKIEQRRDILYNNISSNASKYIINGSNNDNSNDNSNDNSNDNSNDNNNDNNNDNNNDNNNDNNNDNNNDNNNDNNNDNNNDNITDSSTHNTTSNSNANNTCPYRNSFFREALNGLKSKQSNASYSSGFMYDTGNSRDTATIMRCGTSTNPSLHTSLDICTTSIDTSSNGNTCMNSHCDIRRAADNLQRNSILYRTFLNSNTHNMHNEIAKMNPNYSTKIQNHNNIMFNHNLSFNPINCSGRNLHSVNT, from the coding sequence ATGGATAAACACTCGTTGGGGTATGAGCATGCTGACCATAGGGGAAGTTCCAAATATGTAAGTAACGAAAATGTATCACTCATTAGTGGAGTGAACACAAGGGTGTGCAGCACAAGAAGCAGCGGTAGCAAAAGCGGAAGCAGTAGTAGCAGCTGCATTGTCGTTGATGGGACTGTCTTCAAAAATCATAATGAGCGAGAAACTGAGTTTATCCGCTCCTTCGTCCATCCGGTTTATCAATGCGATGGAAAAGACGTCCAATATGATAACGGTAAAATGGAAGAAGATAAGGGAAAAAACACTAACTACAATCATAACAGCTCTCATGGGATATGCAACACGATCGATATATGCAGCACACGTGgtatatataacaaacaTGACTTGGGTGAAGCTCGAGCCGTAGCAGAGAGTGATAATAATAGTTCTATTCCTCATTCTCGTAAGCCTGAAGAAGACCACAAATCAACAAACAACTTTGAAAATGTAGAAGTGAGTACGAATGAAAAACTTAGCTACTTTCCAGTTAACGCTAATGATGTAAGGGAAAAGGATAAggataaggaaaaaaggagGAACGGATCAGATGACTATATACCCAACCCACCATGTAACAGTACATCGAACAATGAGGATACAAGTAATAACTGTGCTGACAAGAGTAATAGAAAAGTAGACCAACCGGAATGTAGAAACAAATCCAATTTTGtcattattaaaaaactATGTTCTCCCTTAACAAATGTAGATAGAGACATAATggtacaaaataaatatacgatAGATATGAATGATCAAGAGGGTGATAACTTATCTATGTTGAGTAATAATGAATGTGGGAAAAACAATTCAACGTATgaaaattgttataattttaattctaaTAATACATCGGATGCTCCATCTGACAATAATCAAGGGAGTAAAAATGTAGTTGACTCGTTTTCAATGATTTTAAACCCTCAGAATGATATAACAGAACATGATGAAACCCACTGTAGCAATTCTACAACAACAACAgctgctactactactactgctactactactactactgctacggctactactactgatacggctactgctactgctacggctactactactgctacgGCTGCTACCACGTCTTTCTCTTCCTACAGTAATATAGATAAAAACGAGACACGCCAAATAAGCAGTCTCGAAACAGTCAGCTGCTTAAGTGACAAATGCTATTCCAATCGTATCAAAAGTGAAATGATacaaaaagatgaaaaatgCTGTGAAAGGAATACTCTAAGTGAAGACTTGTATAACTTAAGCTGTAAGAACTATGGAACATCTAACGAAAACAATCATagtaatgaatatattaacaatttttacaaaagtGAGATCACCTCAAGGGCTTGTATTGACAGCGATCATAATGATAAGGTGGAATATCAATTTAGGGAAAAGGAAACATTGAATAACAATGGCAGCAATATCAGTAATGATAGTAGGAGCAATAATGAAAGTTGGCAGGACATtacacataataataaattaataaatgagCTCAATTTGTTTGAAGCCAAAAAAGGGTATAATACATCAAAAAATAGTAGCTTTCTAAGAAACGATGTAAATCAGGAGAGACCTAACTTCCTTTCGAAAAGTAATAAGGAAGAAAATTTTCAAGAGTATGCTACTGAGGAGGATCTATCAAAAGAGAGGAACCACCGCATAGCAgtgaaaaaggaatatacCATAGACATGGGAAAAGAGAGATCtcaaattataaattttgggGAGAAAAACGATAAGTTAAATCTCGAAAAGAATGACAAGCAGTTAAATTTTGAAGAGAAAGACTTATGCATGCATTGTACAGATGATACCAACAACGGAAAGGGTATAAAAACTGAATTCAGAAAAacatgtgtacataaaaTACAAGCTTTAAAAGATGTAAAAGTGCACggacacacatacacacctGAAGATGTGTTAACTAACAGTGTTTGCCAAGGTGGAGTTAACAATACGAATAGTGGATATAGCAATGACGATAAACCGATTAAGATTGTTTCTTATTTGAATAAGACGGGTAATAGGAATGAGCTTATGTTACTAAACTTATGTAATGTTAATGATGCACACACTAAGAGTGGGAATAATGGATATCATAGTGGATATTATAGTGGCGATCAAAGTGGATGTATTAATGGACATCATAGTGATTCCCACAGTAACAGTGATAAACACGTGAATCATTTCTTACCAAACGATGACGAGTACTATGGAAATGCGAATGCTAACAACTCAAACACACAGGGGGATTCAAGTGGAAATTTCCCTCAGAGAGGAAGGAAAAAGTacaagagaaaaataaagctCGAAATGGTCAAAAAATGCAAAGCCGCAAAAGTTaaggaagagaaaaaagaaaacacaGAAGATGAAGCAGACAGGGCTAACAGATCCAATGAAAGGGCATTAAAGAAAAACGTTAAAAAGgaagagaaagaaaaagcaatgaaaaagaaaaagaagaaaattccAGGAAGAATATACAAAGTCATTGTGAGGGGTAAGGAATGTTGGAGGGCGGAATGGCTTGTCCGAAAAAATGGCGCAGAAGGAATTAACGTAGATACCCAAAATTGTATTACCCCCAATTTGAACAGAGAAAAAGAAGTGGGCTTCCATTCACAGTACAACAATAGCATGAAGGATGATTAtagtgaaaataataaagataacaaaaacaattttactaaaaaaagCAAGCAATTTTCTGTGTCAGTATATGGTTATGAAAATGCTAAGTTATTTGCGTTGTTTGaacttattaaatataattcagtACCGGACAGGTTAATGGAAGAAGCAAATATATGCATtcataacataaaaaaaaatttactaaatCCTAAGAGTTCATCTTATAAGCCTTTTAGTGGTCAGTTCTTGCATTTTCTTTTGACTGATGAGAAAAATGAATgttcttcattattttataaaaaactgGAGGAAAACATTAATCAGAATTTTAGTAAGTACACTGATGCTGCTTCTAGTCGTGATAATAAAGGGGACGAGTCCCTCAATGGTAGTAACGTTTACCGATGTAATGACAGTAATAATGTACACTGCTTCAGATACAACGATAGTAACAACGTTCATCGTTTCCTAGACAGTGATAGCAATAACGTACGCCACTTCGGATGCAATGACAGTAATAATTCTTACCGCTTCGAACATaatgatagtaataatatttaccAGTACCATAGGGATTCTTATCTGAATGCTAAGGAGAAGAAGGAAAGCTCTGACCAGTCAGCATTTTTCTATGATGGAAATAATTTCAGTAGCAACGTTAATTATAGCAATAGATGTAACCCCTCATACAATACAAACAATCCATCAATCCATAATTTAAACAATTtagtttataatataaactcGTATGACTTAAATTCTAGGCATCTAGCTAATGCTTCTATGATAGACAGAAATGCGTTCATGAATTTTTCTAGAAATTCTAATcctaattataaaattgaaCAAAGAAGAGATATTCTATACAATAACATCAGCAGTAATGCcagcaaatatataattaatggTAGCAATAATGATAACAGTAATGATAACAGTAATGATAACAGTAATGATAACAGTAATGATAAcaataatgataacaataatgataacaataatgataacaataatgataacaataatgataacaataatgataacaataatgataacaataatgataacaataATGATAACATTACTGATAGCAGTACTCATAACACTACTAGTAACAGTAATGCTAATAATACCTGTCCATACAGAAACAGCTTCTTCCGTGAAGCGTTAAACGGATTGAAGAGTAAGCAGAGTAACGCGAGTTACAGTTCAGGCTTTATGTATGACACTGGTAATTCCAGAGATACAGCTACAATTATGAGATGCGGTACGTCCACAAACCCTTCCCTGCATACTTCCTTGGACATATGCACTACTAGCATTGACACCTCTAGCAATGGCAACACCTGTATGAACAGCCACTGTGATATAAGACGTGCTGCAGATAACCTACAAAGAAATTCCATACTGTACAGAACGTTTTTGAATTCGAATACTCACAACATGCATAATGAAATTGCCAAAATGAATCCTAACTATTCAACAAAAATTCAGAATCATAACAATATCATGTTTAACCATAACCTTAGCTTTAACCCTATAAATTGCAGTGGTCGTAACCTCCATAGCGTAAATACTTAG
- the PmUG01_03021100 gene encoding conserved Plasmodium protein, unknown function, whose protein sequence is MFVPSEGKKEEDSINEPLEININNIANKLANILYITNVSMRENFELRNNLPYAKFINDMKSYCVNLIQSINNLSSTFYNLSCLPVHTIPRNPYNNVQDVNTITNNISVDDSVDKIKENKNLLSTFHAKYKKSEDFKNNVKRIEIFNDHVFSALNNLEHIKIPGKYEQAIIFGNVLSERLKNKQKDYEHLELYIAKINYGLF, encoded by the coding sequence ATGTTTGTGCCGAGTGAAGGCAAAAAAGAGGAGGATTCAATAAACGAGCCGTTGGAAATAAACATTAACAACATTGCAAATAAATTGgcgaatatattatatataactaacGTTTCAATGAgagaaaattttgaattaagaaataatttacCATATGccaaatttataaatgatatgAAATCCTACTGTGTAAATTTAATACAGtcaattaataatttaagtagtactttttataatttatcgTGCTTACCTGTTCATACGATACCTCGAAATCCATATAACAATGTCCAGGATGTGAATACAATCACTAACAATATTAGTGTAGATGATTCTGTggacaaaataaaagaaaataaaaatttactttcAACCTTTCACgcgaaatataaaaaaagtgaagATTTTAAGAACAATGTTAAACGAATTGAAATTTTCAATGATCATGTTTTTTCAGCTTTAAATAATCTTGAACACATTAAAATTCCAGGAAAATATGAACAGGCAATAATTTTTGGAAATGTACTCTCGGAacgtttaaaaaataaacaaaaagatTATGAGCACTTGGAATTGTACATTgctaaaataaattatggtCTCTTTTAG